A stretch of Priestia aryabhattai DNA encodes these proteins:
- a CDS encoding DNA topoisomerase III produces MKSLVLAEKPSVARDLARVLGSTQTKKGYIEGPKYVVTWALGHLVELQTPEDYDNQYKTWRLEDLPIMPEKMKLKVIRKVSSQFRTVSDLAKRKDIGELIIATDAGREGELVARWIMEKVRWNKPFKRLWISSQTDKAIRDGFKQLKPGKEFNRLYDSAVCRSEADWLIGLNVTRALTTKYEEPLSAGRVQTPTLAMIIEREQVINTFKPSEYWTLTAQFSSFEAAWQKGNEKRIFDEKCAKELHSKLSGEAVVKTIKRKMHKEAQPLPYDLNELQRDANKRFNFSAKKTLNVLQKLYEQHKLVTYPRTDSRYLTTDMVSTMKERLESISAVYKEEVRPILRNAQLPKRVVNNEKVSDHHAIIVTDQPVFLQDLSADERKLYDLIAKRFISLFYPAYEYEVVKAELEVNGEQLVASGKQVVNAGFKKVSGGESEATVKLPDIKEGSKLLIQDVTMKSAFTEPPQRYTEADLLGQMEKHNLGTPATRADIIEKLLQNESIDRQNNRLHATKKGKQLIDLVADELKSPELTAKWERDLEAIAKGKGNAKEFLTNIREQTEKLVRQVKTSNQTYKPHNLTGSKCPECGSFLKEKKTKQGRVLVCSSLECSYRRAKDPKLSNRRCPQCHKRMEIHSGKAGMYFQCRSCQVAEKAEDKKKKISKREERKLLNKYNDDGAFGSSLGDALKQALQDKEDK; encoded by the coding sequence ATGAAATCACTTGTATTAGCAGAAAAGCCAAGTGTAGCACGTGATCTTGCGCGCGTACTTGGCAGCACACAAACAAAAAAAGGGTATATTGAAGGGCCAAAGTATGTCGTAACGTGGGCACTCGGTCATTTAGTTGAATTACAAACACCAGAGGATTATGATAACCAATATAAAACATGGCGATTAGAAGATCTACCAATCATGCCTGAGAAAATGAAATTAAAAGTAATTCGTAAAGTGAGCTCTCAGTTTCGCACAGTATCCGATCTAGCAAAAAGAAAGGATATTGGAGAATTAATTATTGCGACTGATGCAGGGCGTGAAGGAGAGCTTGTTGCACGCTGGATTATGGAAAAGGTGCGCTGGAACAAGCCGTTTAAACGCCTTTGGATTTCGTCTCAAACGGACAAAGCAATTCGTGATGGATTTAAACAGTTAAAACCAGGAAAAGAGTTTAATCGTTTGTATGACTCAGCGGTTTGCCGTTCAGAAGCCGATTGGCTTATCGGTTTAAACGTCACGAGAGCGTTAACGACTAAATACGAAGAACCATTATCGGCAGGACGGGTCCAAACACCGACGCTTGCGATGATAATTGAGCGTGAACAGGTAATCAACACATTCAAACCTAGTGAATATTGGACGCTTACAGCTCAGTTTTCATCGTTTGAAGCAGCTTGGCAAAAGGGCAACGAAAAGCGCATTTTTGATGAAAAATGTGCAAAAGAACTGCACTCAAAATTATCAGGTGAAGCAGTTGTGAAAACAATCAAGCGCAAAATGCATAAAGAAGCGCAGCCGCTTCCTTATGACTTAAATGAACTGCAGCGAGATGCTAACAAACGCTTTAACTTCTCTGCTAAGAAGACATTAAATGTACTTCAAAAGTTATATGAACAGCATAAGTTAGTAACGTATCCACGTACAGATTCTCGTTATTTAACAACAGATATGGTTTCCACAATGAAAGAGCGTTTGGAAAGTATCTCTGCTGTATATAAAGAAGAGGTTCGTCCAATTTTAAGAAATGCGCAGCTGCCAAAGCGAGTGGTTAATAACGAAAAAGTAAGTGATCACCATGCTATTATCGTAACGGATCAGCCTGTGTTCTTACAGGACTTATCAGCAGATGAACGAAAGCTGTATGACTTAATTGCAAAGCGATTTATTTCATTATTTTATCCTGCATATGAGTATGAAGTGGTCAAAGCAGAGCTTGAAGTAAATGGGGAACAGTTAGTAGCAAGCGGAAAGCAAGTCGTAAATGCAGGCTTTAAAAAAGTTTCTGGTGGAGAATCAGAAGCAACGGTGAAGCTACCTGATATCAAAGAAGGCAGCAAGCTGCTCATTCAGGATGTAACAATGAAAAGTGCATTTACAGAGCCACCGCAGCGCTACACAGAAGCAGATCTTCTTGGACAAATGGAAAAACATAATTTAGGTACGCCGGCAACACGTGCAGATATCATTGAAAAGCTTTTGCAAAATGAATCCATTGATCGCCAAAATAACCGTCTGCATGCAACTAAAAAAGGAAAGCAGCTGATTGACCTAGTAGCGGATGAGTTAAAGTCGCCTGAGCTTACGGCTAAGTGGGAACGTGACTTAGAAGCAATTGCCAAAGGCAAAGGAAATGCAAAAGAGTTTTTAACAAATATTCGCGAACAAACAGAAAAGCTTGTTAGGCAAGTAAAAACAAGTAATCAAACGTACAAACCCCATAATTTAACGGGCTCTAAATGTCCGGAATGCGGTTCGTTCTTGAAAGAAAAGAAAACAAAGCAAGGAAGAGTGCTTGTTTGTTCAAGCCTTGAGTGCAGCTATAGACGCGCGAAGGACCCTAAACTATCGAATCGACGCTGTCCGCAGTGTCATAAGCGAATGGAAATTCACTCTGGAAAAGCAGGGATGTATTTCCAATGTCGTTCATGTCAAGTAGCGGAAAAAGCTGAGGACAAAAAGAAAAAGATTTCAAAACGAGAGGAACGAAAGCTTCTGAACAAATACAACGATGACGGAGCATTTGGTTCAAGCTTGGGTGATGCTTTGAAACAAGCTCTCCAAGATAAAGAAGATAAGTAA
- a CDS encoding GNAT family N-acetyltransferase: protein MNIETNRLLIRKFKYEDWQDVYEYTSDADVMKYIPEGVFSKDDAKKFVNENMKRNNENFPVVLKNKKIIIGHIVFFNCFGDHTYEIGWVFNSEYHQKGYASEAAKAVMDYAFNTMKLHRIIATCQPENTPSYRVMENVGMRREGYFKKCIPAGKGWWDEYYYAILKEEWK from the coding sequence ATGAACATTGAGACTAACAGATTACTAATACGCAAATTCAAATATGAAGATTGGCAAGATGTCTACGAATACACATCTGATGCTGACGTCATGAAGTACATACCAGAAGGTGTTTTTAGTAAGGATGATGCGAAGAAATTTGTAAATGAAAATATGAAGAGAAACAATGAAAATTTTCCGGTTGTATTGAAAAATAAAAAAATCATAATTGGCCATATCGTCTTTTTTAACTGTTTTGGTGACCATACTTATGAAATCGGCTGGGTGTTTAATTCTGAATATCATCAGAAAGGGTACGCTTCAGAAGCGGCAAAAGCAGTAATGGACTACGCCTTTAACACAATGAAACTGCATCGGATTATTGCTACTTGTCAACCTGAAAACACGCCTTCTTATCGGGTTATGGAGAATGTAGGGATGAGAAGGGAAGGGTATTTCAAAAAATGTATTCCAGCTGGTAAAGGATGGTGGGATGAATATTATTACGCGATTTTAAAGGAAGAGTGGAAATGA
- a CDS encoding GerAB/ArcD/ProY family transporter has product MIPQIKIEHIQPVFEIHPKAFIRAVLTFLSMSSLIYTILLMIFPSHTPDTRKATQSFYIGNIAGGMVRVTLISLGILVLGPYYSQITMFPSYELGRRIDVGNFLQGIEVVIAILWFITLFFKLCIYFYATLFGFANVFHITDYKLFSFPVALIMITLSLIVYPSVSYQKEWDTKTWIPYSFFVGALYPFILLIIGWIRFRPTKIKVKKIIKST; this is encoded by the coding sequence ATGATCCCTCAAATTAAAATAGAGCATATTCAGCCCGTGTTCGAAATACATCCAAAAGCTTTTATTCGTGCTGTTTTAACGTTTTTGAGCATGAGTTCCTTGATTTATACCATTCTGCTTATGATTTTCCCTTCACACACACCAGACACGAGAAAGGCAACTCAATCTTTTTATATAGGTAATATAGCCGGTGGAATGGTGAGGGTGACGTTAATTTCACTCGGAATTTTAGTACTTGGTCCTTATTACTCCCAAATCACAATGTTTCCAAGCTATGAATTAGGAAGAAGAATTGATGTAGGAAACTTTCTTCAAGGAATTGAAGTAGTCATTGCTATTTTGTGGTTTATTACTCTCTTTTTTAAGCTTTGCATTTACTTTTACGCTACTCTTTTTGGGTTTGCCAATGTATTTCATATAACAGATTACAAACTATTTTCTTTTCCAGTGGCACTCATCATGATTACTCTTTCCCTTATCGTGTATCCAAGCGTTTCTTATCAAAAGGAATGGGATACAAAAACGTGGATTCCCTATAGTTTTTTCGTAGGGGCTTTATATCCTTTTATCCTTCTTATCATAGGCTGGATCCGCTTTAGACCTACTAAAATAAAAGTAAAAAAGATAATAAAATCCACATAA
- a CDS encoding DUF2339 domain-containing protein has translation MERERIEELERKISSLEEDVAKLKSLVYKTNAPRPKAVHAPSQLRQETAKRPAQTVAKSSQTIEEPVDWEKILFQTWLPRIFIFVFIIGVLWGFKAASDYGLMNEKAKVVLGFVVSIGFAVTGHFQIKKGRLVLGQVLVGGAIPILMLTTFAMHSLYHLAGPTLAFILNVSWIILGIIATVFYRSQALGIISAVGGVLVPFLIESNSPNALVFIGYETLLYIAFLYVAVKQKYSILYVLSAVLLNLTLLIYYSFVGDNGVKELLGMAILIQHLCLISSFFLSQSVLQVYAFTLLSSLAVTYGWLLAIFDDGTTTMVLLALVIIYALGVYAVRSSKEKFEFFITYLIVVVAFFIHQLIDLREGVILYVIQGLAVYYIAMTYKNILHQLFSYTIYILSATYILVTPIERVVSLPTLNWLVVLASILVFIWISIQKTEKDEHDTFKIGGSIVFSILSLIFATEVTAAGTNHLSANPQTLIMTAVWLGLSIAAFVIGSLQTFKTATYIGVGILFLTLFKLVLYDLPFIPMAIRALLFIVLGAIGLIISRLFYKKK, from the coding sequence ATGGAAAGAGAAAGAATAGAAGAACTTGAACGAAAAATAAGCAGTTTAGAAGAAGACGTAGCCAAGCTAAAGTCGCTCGTATATAAAACGAATGCTCCTAGACCAAAAGCAGTTCACGCTCCTTCTCAGCTGCGCCAGGAGACCGCTAAACGTCCTGCTCAAACAGTAGCTAAAAGCTCACAGACGATAGAAGAACCTGTTGATTGGGAAAAAATCCTTTTTCAAACATGGCTGCCAAGAATTTTTATTTTTGTATTTATCATTGGCGTGCTATGGGGATTTAAAGCAGCCTCTGACTATGGGTTAATGAATGAAAAAGCAAAAGTTGTTCTCGGTTTTGTTGTTTCGATAGGTTTTGCTGTGACAGGTCATTTCCAAATTAAAAAGGGAAGGTTGGTGCTGGGGCAAGTACTTGTAGGAGGAGCTATTCCTATTCTCATGTTAACGACGTTTGCGATGCATAGCCTGTATCATTTAGCGGGACCAACGCTTGCTTTTATACTAAATGTGAGTTGGATTATCCTGGGGATTATCGCGACAGTCTTTTATCGTTCGCAGGCGTTAGGTATTATTAGCGCGGTGGGAGGCGTACTAGTTCCTTTTCTTATTGAAAGTAATTCGCCTAATGCCCTGGTTTTCATTGGCTATGAAACGCTTCTGTATATTGCCTTTTTATATGTGGCAGTCAAACAAAAATATTCAATTTTATATGTGCTTTCGGCGGTACTATTAAATCTTACGCTACTCATTTATTACTCGTTTGTTGGTGATAATGGTGTAAAAGAATTATTAGGTATGGCGATTCTTATTCAGCATTTATGCTTAATTTCTAGTTTTTTTCTATCACAGTCCGTGCTGCAAGTATATGCGTTTACCCTTCTATCGAGTTTAGCGGTTACGTACGGCTGGCTACTGGCCATTTTTGACGATGGTACGACCACAATGGTGCTGCTTGCGTTAGTTATTATTTACGCATTAGGTGTTTACGCAGTAAGAAGTTCTAAAGAGAAATTTGAATTTTTTATTACCTATTTAATTGTTGTAGTAGCGTTTTTTATTCATCAGCTCATCGATTTAAGAGAAGGAGTCATTTTATATGTTATTCAAGGGCTTGCTGTTTACTATATAGCCATGACGTATAAAAATATACTTCATCAACTATTTTCTTATACGATTTATATACTGAGCGCAACGTATATCTTAGTTACACCAATCGAACGAGTGGTGTCTCTTCCTACATTAAATTGGCTTGTTGTGTTAGCTTCTATTCTAGTATTTATATGGATCAGCATTCAAAAAACAGAAAAAGATGAGCATGATACGTTCAAAATTGGGGGGAGTATTGTTTTTTCTATTCTTTCCTTAATTTTCGCAACGGAAGTTACGGCCGCTGGCACCAATCATCTTTCCGCTAATCCACAAACGCTTATTATGACGGCCGTTTGGTTAGGGCTATCCATTGCTGCATTCGTAATAGGATCACTTCAAACGTTTAAAACAGCAACGTATATCGGCGTGGGCATTTTGTTCTTAACACTCTTTAAACTCGTTTTATATGATTTACCTTTTATCCCAATGGCTATACGGGCCTTGTTATTTATCGTCTTAGGAGCTATCGGTTTAATTATCTCGCGACTATTTTATAAAAAGAAGTAG
- a CDS encoding Na+/H+ antiporter NhaC family protein, which yields MESSWFSIIPFLIVIPIAIFTKQVLPGLFLGLLVGAYLIDHSIVGGVEKLLHYVVQALRNKSNIEIVVFLYAFSGLIGMIKMAGGVKGFVETAAEKIDTRKKALILTYVSTIGTFSAPTFRFVTIAPIMRALLKKVKMTTAELGFVIETTATPVIVLIPVATAFVGYMVSIIQMAIDHQGIKQDAYSLFIQSIPYNFFSIVIILVGIYFSFLHHSTSTAPMKLEEDEKDWHDCHPCVSKDLPSKPWNLLVPLLVVISLTLFLTWWSGHHKSHTFFEAFIKADVLEAMVVALIMTTLITLIFFLFQRFTLHDLLNGFITGGNDLMSVILLLSVVWGLSAVTEDLGFSNFVTAHSKWIPHMFITPFMFIFGAAISYFIGSAWGTWGILMPLGVSLASSADLSLPLIIGAVFASGSFGAFSSPLSDDTNTIAKILDLSVIEYAKYKLKPALIAAGITVAFYLIVSFLF from the coding sequence ATGGAATCTAGTTGGTTTTCAATTATACCGTTTTTAATTGTTATTCCAATAGCTATTTTCACCAAACAAGTGCTGCCAGGGTTGTTTTTGGGCTTACTAGTAGGCGCTTATTTGATTGATCATTCGATTGTCGGAGGTGTTGAAAAATTACTTCACTACGTTGTACAAGCTCTTAGAAATAAAAGTAATATAGAAATCGTCGTCTTTTTATACGCGTTTTCAGGGCTTATCGGGATGATTAAGATGGCTGGAGGAGTTAAAGGATTTGTGGAAACAGCTGCAGAAAAAATTGATACAAGAAAAAAAGCCCTTATTTTAACCTATGTTTCAACCATTGGAACATTCAGTGCTCCTACATTTCGTTTTGTTACGATCGCGCCCATCATGAGAGCGCTACTGAAGAAAGTGAAAATGACGACAGCAGAGTTAGGATTTGTTATTGAAACAACTGCTACTCCTGTCATCGTCTTAATTCCCGTGGCAACGGCATTTGTAGGATATATGGTGTCAATCATTCAAATGGCGATTGATCATCAAGGCATAAAACAAGACGCGTATTCTTTATTCATTCAAAGCATTCCTTATAATTTCTTTTCGATTGTGATTATTTTAGTAGGAATTTATTTCAGCTTTCTTCATCATTCAACATCTACTGCTCCTATGAAGCTGGAAGAAGACGAAAAAGATTGGCATGACTGTCATCCTTGTGTCTCGAAGGATTTACCTTCTAAGCCTTGGAATCTGCTAGTACCTTTACTTGTTGTAATTTCGTTGACCTTATTTTTAACATGGTGGAGCGGTCACCATAAAAGCCACACCTTTTTTGAAGCGTTTATTAAAGCAGACGTGCTGGAAGCGATGGTAGTAGCTTTGATTATGACTACGTTAATTACCCTCATTTTTTTCCTATTTCAGCGCTTTACCCTACATGATTTGCTTAATGGTTTTATCACAGGAGGCAATGACTTAATGTCCGTTATTCTTTTGTTATCGGTAGTATGGGGATTATCCGCTGTTACAGAAGACTTAGGGTTTTCCAACTTTGTGACGGCACATTCCAAGTGGATTCCTCATATGTTCATCACTCCTTTTATGTTTATCTTTGGAGCTGCTATTTCTTACTTTATCGGGTCTGCTTGGGGAACGTGGGGGATTTTAATGCCGCTTGGCGTATCACTTGCGAGTTCTGCAGATCTTTCTTTGCCGCTAATTATCGGGGCGGTGTTTGCTAGCGGTTCATTTGGAGCGTTTTCTTCGCCTTTAAGCGACGATACGAATACCATCGCCAAAATATTAGATTTATCTGTTATTGAATATGCCAAGTATAAATTAAAGCCGGCTTTAATTGCAGCGGGAATAACAGTTGCCTTCTACCTTATTGTATCTTTCCTGTTTTGA
- a CDS encoding YrvL family regulatory protein: MKKRSRGTDRLIAFFITGAMVLIILAILMGSYFFGFIGFVRVMGVEYESYWAICLFLLFIFIFGSITELFSKALIF; the protein is encoded by the coding sequence ATGAAAAAAAGAAGCAGGGGAACGGATCGTTTAATCGCATTTTTTATAACAGGAGCAATGGTACTAATCATTTTAGCTATCTTAATGGGAAGCTACTTTTTTGGTTTTATAGGCTTTGTTAGAGTGATGGGAGTCGAATATGAGTCTTACTGGGCTATTTGTCTATTTCTACTTTTTATTTTTATCTTTGGCTCTATCACAGAGCTTTTTTCAAAGGCACTTATTTTTTAA
- a CDS encoding GerAB/ArcD/ProY family transporter, which yields MLNEINISAVQFRKLVTLYSIGSTIIVVPAAITADAHQDAWIAALFGVASGIGLVLLFTSLGKMFPTLKLIEMNEKISGKIFGKIVLLFLCYPIYLSAVKFFTM from the coding sequence TTGCTTAATGAAATCAACATTTCAGCTGTGCAGTTTCGCAAGCTGGTAACTTTATATAGCATTGGAAGCACGATTATTGTTGTGCCTGCCGCTATTACAGCTGATGCTCATCAAGATGCCTGGATTGCAGCACTCTTTGGAGTAGCATCAGGAATTGGCTTAGTTTTGCTTTTTACCTCACTGGGAAAAATGTTTCCAACGCTTAAGCTTATAGAAATGAACGAAAAAATTTCAGGCAAAATATTTGGAAAGATTGTTCTGCTGTTTTTGTGTTATCCAATTTATTTATCAGCAGTCAAGTTCTTTACTATGTAG
- the splB gene encoding spore photoproduct lyase, with product MIKPFVPQLVYIEPGAMEYPLGVQLKEKFEKMGIEIRQTTSHNQVRNIPGKNDLQKYRNAKSTLVVGVRKTLKFDTSKPSAEYAIPFATGCMGHCHYCYLQTTMGSKPYIRTYVNVEEILDQAEQYMQERAPQITRFEAACTSDIVGIDHLTHSLKRAIEYFGESELGQLRFVTKFHHVDHLLYAKHNGRTRFRFSINADYVIKNFEPGTSPLDYRIEAANKVAKAGYPLGFIVAPIYIHEGWQEGYRQLFEKLDASIPEESRDDITFEMIQHRFTKPAKRVIEKNYPKTKLEMNEEERRYKWGRYGIGKYVYAKDEEQELRETLEYYIDQYFPNAKIEYFT from the coding sequence ATGATAAAACCTTTTGTACCTCAGTTAGTATACATTGAGCCAGGGGCAATGGAGTATCCGCTTGGTGTTCAATTAAAAGAAAAGTTTGAGAAGATGGGAATTGAGATTCGTCAAACAACTTCTCATAATCAAGTACGTAATATACCGGGAAAAAACGATTTACAAAAATACCGCAACGCTAAATCGACTTTAGTGGTTGGCGTGCGTAAAACGTTAAAATTTGATACATCTAAACCGTCAGCGGAATATGCAATACCGTTTGCAACAGGATGTATGGGGCACTGTCACTATTGTTATTTGCAAACAACAATGGGAAGCAAACCGTATATTCGCACATACGTGAATGTTGAAGAAATATTAGATCAAGCAGAACAATATATGCAGGAAAGAGCCCCTCAAATAACGCGTTTTGAAGCGGCTTGTACATCTGATATCGTAGGAATTGATCATTTAACGCATTCATTAAAGCGCGCTATTGAATATTTTGGGGAAAGTGAACTAGGTCAACTGCGCTTTGTGACTAAATTTCATCACGTGGATCATTTGTTGTATGCTAAGCATAATGGCCGCACGCGCTTTCGCTTTAGTATAAATGCCGATTATGTTATTAAAAACTTTGAACCTGGTACATCTCCTCTTGATTATCGGATTGAAGCTGCTAATAAAGTCGCAAAAGCTGGATATCCACTTGGCTTTATTGTTGCTCCTATTTATATTCATGAAGGATGGCAGGAGGGATATCGTCAATTATTTGAAAAGCTTGATGCTTCTATACCTGAGGAGTCAAGAGATGATATTACATTTGAAATGATTCAACATCGCTTTACCAAGCCAGCCAAACGGGTGATCGAAAAAAACTATCCCAAAACGAAGCTTGAGATGAATGAAGAAGAGCGCCGCTACAAATGGGGGCGTTACGGAATTGGAAAGTATGTATACGCGAAAGATGAAGAACAAGAATTAAGAGAGACATTGGAATATTACATTGATCAATATTTTCCGAATGCGAAAATCGAGTATTTTACGTGA
- a CDS encoding phospholipase D-like domain-containing protein, which translates to MIVVLYFIYVFVTAVVLFYVPLHKGKDLKVMNTENFYGKKESADRVMLLENGYFSGLVRMQMIQEARHTIDIAYFSIGKGRSSDLLMGALFEAADRGIRVRVLLDGISHGLKGKRKNVLYALAFHNNIELKYYEPFTIFKPWTWHNRLHDKIIVVDGQLGIIGGRNIGDKYLASQPDKNFVYDRDVLIYNTKQENHSVILSMEKYVEKLWNHPYTCKAFRQLKKTKQFRGLSGKKLLIDQYEEAKKANEPFVHPYIVWRESTMPTRKVSFITNPIERINKSPFIWKTFIKLAEQAEKSIVVQSPYMVPTKEMEQYIDKRVKPKVQRIILTNSITSTPNAMAFSAYLGVRNRVIKTASKLYEYQKPYSIHGKSVVYDQRLSAVGSFNLDSRSVFLNTESMVMIDSEEFAAELTGAIETKVSHSMLVGNEGEPVDFNTDSQKSVPPMKSALLHILSVFTRFWRHFV; encoded by the coding sequence ATGATTGTCGTATTGTATTTCATATATGTATTCGTAACTGCAGTGGTACTGTTTTATGTCCCTTTGCATAAGGGAAAAGACTTAAAAGTAATGAATACTGAGAATTTCTACGGGAAGAAAGAGTCCGCAGACCGAGTTATGCTTTTAGAAAACGGTTATTTTTCAGGACTTGTTCGGATGCAGATGATTCAAGAAGCGAGGCATACAATCGATATTGCGTACTTTTCGATTGGTAAAGGTCGTTCTTCGGATTTACTTATGGGCGCTTTATTCGAAGCCGCGGATCGAGGTATACGTGTTCGAGTGCTGTTAGACGGGATCTCTCATGGGTTAAAAGGCAAGCGGAAAAATGTTCTTTATGCTCTAGCTTTCCATAATAATATTGAATTAAAGTACTATGAGCCCTTTACTATTTTTAAACCTTGGACATGGCATAATCGTCTTCACGATAAAATAATAGTAGTCGATGGCCAATTAGGTATTATTGGAGGACGAAATATTGGAGATAAATACTTGGCCAGTCAACCAGATAAAAATTTTGTCTATGACCGTGATGTGCTGATTTATAACACAAAGCAAGAAAATCATAGTGTCATTCTCTCAATGGAGAAGTATGTGGAGAAATTATGGAACCACCCGTATACATGCAAAGCTTTTCGGCAGCTCAAGAAAACTAAACAATTTCGTGGCCTTTCAGGAAAGAAATTGTTAATAGATCAATACGAAGAGGCCAAAAAAGCAAACGAACCTTTTGTCCATCCTTATATTGTATGGAGAGAATCAACGATGCCTACAAGAAAGGTTTCTTTTATTACAAATCCTATTGAAAGAATTAATAAAAGCCCTTTTATATGGAAAACATTTATTAAGCTTGCTGAGCAAGCTGAAAAATCCATTGTCGTTCAAAGTCCTTATATGGTACCAACAAAAGAGATGGAACAGTATATAGATAAGCGAGTAAAACCTAAAGTGCAAAGAATTATTTTAACTAATTCTATTACATCCACTCCAAACGCTATGGCTTTTTCTGCATACTTGGGAGTAAGAAATCGCGTCATAAAGACTGCTTCAAAGCTTTATGAATATCAAAAGCCTTATTCAATTCACGGGAAATCTGTTGTTTACGATCAGCGTTTGAGCGCAGTTGGTTCTTTTAACTTAGATTCACGCTCTGTATTTTTAAATACTGAATCCATGGTTATGATAGATAGTGAAGAATTTGCAGCAGAGTTAACAGGAGCTATTGAAACTAAGGTTTCACACAGTATGCTTGTGGGGAACGAGGGAGAACCTGTGGATTTTAATACGGATTCTCAAAAAAGCGTACCTCCTATGAAATCTGCACTCCTACATATTCTTTCAGTCTTCACGAGATTTTGGAGACATTTTGTATAG
- a CDS encoding YjcZ family sporulation protein produces MSNAGCGFGSGFALLVVLFILLVIIGCSCYSGGYGGYGC; encoded by the coding sequence ATGTCTAATGCTGGATGTGGATTCGGTTCGGGTTTCGCTTTATTAGTTGTATTATTTATCCTATTAGTAATTATCGGATGTAGTTGTTATAGCGGTGGTTATGGTGGCTACGGCTGCTAA
- a CDS encoding FAD-dependent oxidoreductase encodes MKIAVVGCTHAGTAAVKNMAELYPEAKITVYERNDNVSFLSCGIALYVGGVVKDANGLFYSSPSELQEMVVNMKMKHEVTNIDTDGKKIAVRNLETNEEFEDTFDKLVMTTGSWPIIPNLEGIDLNNVLLCKNYQHANHIIEKAKQAKKIAVIGAGYIGAELVEAFEVYGKEVTFIDSADRILNKYLDPEFTNLMETEFENRGVTLALNQAVTKFVGSEGSVEKVVTTEGEYEADLVILCVGFRPNTDLVKGQVDMLPNGAIVVDEYMQTSKKDIFAAGDSCAIYYNPIKKHAYIPLATNAVRMGTLVAQNLVKPTIKYMGTQGTSGLHIYDYNVASTGITETAASLFDMNVKSITISENNRPEFMPTYENITLKVVYEEETRRIVGAQVISKIDATQAINTLSVCVQQEMTIDELGFMDFFFQPHFNKPWHFLNQAGLQALQA; translated from the coding sequence ATGAAAATTGCAGTAGTAGGGTGTACACATGCAGGAACAGCAGCAGTAAAAAACATGGCAGAACTTTATCCAGAAGCTAAAATTACAGTTTATGAGCGAAATGATAATGTTTCATTTTTGTCTTGTGGAATTGCGCTCTATGTAGGAGGGGTCGTAAAAGATGCAAATGGTTTATTTTACTCTTCCCCGTCTGAATTGCAAGAGATGGTTGTAAATATGAAAATGAAACATGAAGTTACAAATATTGATACAGATGGTAAAAAAATAGCTGTACGAAATTTAGAAACAAACGAAGAATTTGAAGATACATTTGATAAATTAGTTATGACAACTGGATCATGGCCGATTATTCCAAACCTTGAAGGCATCGATTTAAATAATGTTTTGCTTTGCAAAAACTATCAGCATGCCAATCATATCATTGAAAAAGCGAAACAAGCGAAGAAAATAGCCGTAATTGGTGCGGGTTATATTGGTGCAGAATTAGTAGAAGCCTTCGAAGTGTATGGGAAAGAAGTCACGTTTATTGATAGTGCCGATCGCATTTTAAATAAATATCTTGATCCAGAATTTACGAACCTAATGGAAACTGAGTTTGAAAATCGCGGAGTTACATTAGCATTAAACCAAGCGGTCACTAAGTTTGTAGGCAGTGAGGGATCTGTTGAAAAAGTAGTGACAACTGAAGGTGAATACGAAGCAGATCTTGTTATTCTGTGTGTTGGCTTCCGTCCAAATACAGATTTAGTAAAAGGGCAGGTAGACATGCTTCCAAACGGCGCCATTGTGGTTGATGAATATATGCAAACAAGCAAAAAAGATATATTTGCTGCCGGAGATAGCTGCGCTATTTACTACAATCCGATTAAAAAACATGCTTATATTCCGCTTGCTACAAATGCGGTTAGAATGGGAACATTAGTAGCTCAAAACCTTGTTAAGCCGACGATTAAGTATATGGGAACACAAGGAACATCAGGGTTGCATATTTATGATTACAATGTTGCATCTACCGGCATAACAGAAACAGCAGCTTCTCTTTTTGACATGAATGTGAAAAGCATCACAATCTCAGAGAATAACCGACCGGAATTTATGCCAACGTACGAAAATATTACGTTAAAAGTAGTATACGAAGAAGAAACGAGACGAATTGTAGGCGCCCAGGTTATTTCCAAAATTGATGCTACTCAAGCAATTAACACATTGTCTGTATGCGTACAACAGGAAATGACCATCGACGAGCTTGGATTTATGGACTTTTTCTTTCAACCGCACTTTAATAAGCCTTGGCATTTCTTAAATCAAGCAGGCCTTCAAGCGCTTCAAGCATAA